A single genomic interval of Abditibacteriota bacterium harbors:
- a CDS encoding alkaline phosphatase family protein codes for MKTKLFIFLVCAVLAAAAASWGADRYVYKHVVIVGIDGAGSFTLQTPTPNMDRIFRQGAYTTRCRASIPTISAQNWGSMLLGVTPQTHGLTNEIISARTYENREHPTIFRMVREAMPSARLGSFCNWNPINYGIVEQDQGVTFATADDAALTVRITDYILEQKPELLFVQFDNVDHAGHTWGYGSEKYLRTLTQTDVFVGIIHDALRGAGILEDTLFIVLADHGGIGTGHGGVTDEEKYVFFGAAGRTVCSNSRLDLCSRDLAAIVCRALGVRPHPVWDSYVPKKLFRDYPSPPQRPRAPALRPRSSAPTPSGSRALDKYADTAALRCALMFDSSLGSAFGPLQPEVLGKAAYTEGWYGQACRLDENSSLSFPGLSFGRDSFAICLWMKTDPGLEGDPAVFGNKDWASGYNRGFVYCYRGAFKFNAGDGDRVRSDFDYYAPEAPEEGWSHVILSVNRETGKVDYYCNFELQSSDALAEDLMQTSFDSGLPFRLGSDGTDSPQYKMRGSFDDLLIFDRALTPSEVGRLKDYYM; via the coding sequence ATGAAAACCAAGCTGTTTATTTTTCTCGTCTGCGCCGTCCTTGCCGCGGCAGCGGCCTCCTGGGGAGCCGACCGCTACGTGTACAAGCACGTGGTCATCGTGGGCATAGACGGAGCCGGCAGCTTCACGCTGCAGACCCCCACTCCGAATATGGACCGGATATTCCGGCAGGGCGCATACACCACCCGCTGCCGGGCGTCCATCCCCACCATCAGCGCCCAGAACTGGGGCTCCATGCTCCTGGGCGTCACACCGCAGACCCACGGTCTCACCAACGAGATCATCAGCGCCCGGACCTATGAGAACCGGGAGCATCCCACCATCTTCCGGATGGTGCGGGAGGCCATGCCCTCCGCCCGTCTGGGGTCCTTTTGCAACTGGAACCCCATCAACTACGGCATAGTGGAGCAGGATCAGGGCGTGACCTTTGCCACCGCGGACGACGCGGCTCTCACGGTCAGGATCACCGACTACATCCTGGAGCAAAAGCCCGAGCTGCTGTTTGTGCAGTTTGACAACGTGGACCACGCGGGCCACACCTGGGGCTACGGCTCGGAAAAATATCTCCGGACCCTTACTCAGACGGACGTCTTCGTAGGCATCATCCATGACGCCCTCAGGGGCGCCGGCATTCTGGAGGACACCCTCTTCATAGTCCTTGCCGACCACGGAGGCATCGGCACCGGCCACGGCGGCGTCACGGACGAAGAAAAATACGTGTTTTTCGGAGCGGCGGGCCGGACCGTATGCAGCAACAGCCGGCTGGACCTCTGCAGCAGGGACCTGGCCGCCATAGTCTGCCGGGCTCTGGGCGTCAGACCCCATCCCGTGTGGGATTCCTACGTGCCCAAAAAGCTGTTCCGGGACTATCCGTCTCCCCCGCAGAGGCCCCGGGCGCCGGCTCTCCGGCCCCGCAGCAGCGCCCCTACCCCCTCCGGCAGCCGGGCTCTGGACAAATATGCGGACACGGCGGCCCTCCGGTGCGCTCTCATGTTTGACAGCAGCCTCGGCTCCGCCTTCGGCCCGCTTCAGCCCGAAGTCCTCGGCAAGGCAGCCTATACGGAGGGCTGGTACGGACAGGCCTGCCGCCTGGACGAAAATAGCAGTCTCTCCTTTCCGGGCCTTTCCTTCGGCAGGGACAGCTTTGCCATATGTCTCTGGATGAAGACGGACCCGGGCCTGGAGGGAGACCCGGCGGTCTTTGGCAACAAGGACTGGGCCTCGGGCTACAACAGGGGCTTTGTGTATTGTTACAGAGGCGCCTTCAAGTTCAACGCCGGCGACGGAGACCGGGTCAGGTCCGACTTCGATTATTACGCCCCGGAGGCCCCCGAGGAGGGCTGGTCCCACGTGATACTGTCGGTGAACAGAGAGACCGGCAAAGTGGACTACTACTGCAATTTCGAGCTGCAGTCCTCTGACGCTCTCGCAGAGGACCTCATGCAGACATCCTTTGACTCGGGCCTGCCCTTCAGGCTGGGCTCCGACGGCACCGACAGCCCCCAATACAAGATGCGGGGCTCCTTTGACGACCTGCTCATATTTGACAGGGCCCTCACCCCCTCAGAGGTCGGCAGGCTGAAGGACTACTACATGTGA
- a CDS encoding response regulator — MKNKALVYLIIGGVILAAIIVFGSLWMRSAAGKDTRSVIRSLNSMYLEELAVRREQVVEKNLNENVKLIDIAVGLMTAEDLRDTGHLMAYQSRMKKLFKLERFAFVNTSGHIYTSTGVKYDIDEYPFDYKTIKGPQVAVKNVATTHKTVVIAKPVDKEIAVSGDRLTVCFMEQDMSVLLEGASMDTHDTESTFCNIYTREGIPLSELVLGGKASETNLLNALANADFEQGYSYEQTVQDFQGGKKGMIAFSYKGTREMLAFVPVKGTDWQLTYLVRESVVSSRIGSVFNTVIARSLVQSVASAVLLLILFGIIITQMGRNVRLTMEKASADLIMALSRNYKSVFYVDLDNDTAACYREDSVLTDTPRLNQVVSYRHAVTTYSARHVAPEDRDKFNEFVEPDAVRTNVANNNLSLRYLEMTPSGERYTMLKIAGVSHGPGSSGIVCMGFSDVDEETRQSLLQQQALQTALDTAEEASKAKTTFLSSMSHEIRTPMNAIIGLDSLALRNKDLPEETRDYLTKIGSSAKHLLGLINDILDMSRIESGRLTLRSEEFSFRDTLEQINTMVMSQCSDKGLEYTCQMLGGVSDYYIGDNMKLKQVLINILSNAVKFTDAPGSIRFTVERRETNQNHSVLVFTIKDTGAGMDQDFVDHELFKPFTQAEAGKNSKYGSTGLGMAITQTIVTLMNGEIHVDSKKGVGTTFTVTITLKNADSNHVVSGYLDLADMRVLIVDDEEVSAEHARMVLEEVSIKADVSYNGPDALRMVEVAHTKQQPYNLVLLDWKMPEMDGLQVAEQIRSRYDSETTVIILTSYNWEEIYDQALHVGVDSFLAKPLFASNIISEFETIARKNNMQLRRERPKAELKGRHILLAEDILINAEIMTELLEIREVQVDHAENGEEALALFENHPSGYYSAILMDIQMPRMDGLEAARAIRASLHEDARSIPIIALTANAFDEDVQKSLQAGMNAHLSKPVEPETLFETLETLIVD, encoded by the coding sequence ATGAAAAACAAAGCGCTCGTATACCTTATTATCGGCGGCGTCATCCTGGCCGCCATCATAGTCTTCGGCTCCCTCTGGATGAGGTCTGCCGCCGGCAAGGACACCAGGTCCGTCATCAGGAGCCTGAACTCCATGTATCTGGAGGAGCTGGCAGTCCGCCGCGAGCAGGTAGTGGAGAAAAACCTCAACGAGAACGTAAAGCTCATAGACATAGCCGTAGGCCTTATGACCGCCGAGGACCTCAGGGACACCGGGCACCTCATGGCTTATCAGTCCCGTATGAAAAAGCTCTTCAAGCTGGAGCGCTTTGCCTTCGTCAACACCTCGGGCCACATCTATACCTCCACCGGCGTCAAGTACGACATAGACGAGTATCCCTTTGACTACAAGACCATCAAAGGACCTCAGGTGGCCGTGAAAAACGTGGCGACCACTCACAAGACGGTGGTCATAGCCAAGCCGGTGGACAAGGAGATAGCCGTCAGCGGCGACCGGCTCACAGTCTGCTTTATGGAGCAGGACATGAGCGTGCTGCTGGAGGGCGCCTCCATGGACACCCATGACACCGAGTCCACCTTCTGCAACATCTACACCCGGGAAGGCATCCCCCTCAGCGAGCTGGTGCTGGGCGGCAAGGCCTCCGAGACCAATCTGCTGAACGCTCTGGCCAACGCAGACTTTGAACAGGGCTATTCCTACGAGCAGACCGTCCAGGATTTTCAGGGCGGCAAAAAGGGCATGATAGCCTTTTCCTACAAGGGCACCCGTGAGATGCTGGCCTTTGTGCCCGTCAAGGGCACCGACTGGCAGCTCACCTATCTGGTGCGCGAGAGCGTGGTCAGCTCCCGTATCGGCTCCGTGTTCAACACGGTGATAGCCAGGAGCCTGGTCCAGTCCGTGGCCTCCGCGGTATTGCTGCTCATACTCTTTGGCATCATCATCACCCAGATGGGCAGAAACGTGCGCCTGACCATGGAAAAGGCGTCTGCCGACCTGATCATGGCCCTCTCGCGGAACTACAAGTCCGTGTTCTACGTGGATCTGGACAATGACACCGCCGCCTGCTACAGGGAGGACTCGGTCCTCACCGACACTCCCCGTCTGAACCAGGTGGTCTCCTACAGACACGCCGTCACCACCTACTCCGCCAGACACGTGGCGCCGGAGGACAGGGACAAATTCAACGAGTTCGTGGAGCCGGACGCGGTGCGGACCAACGTGGCCAACAACAATCTGTCTCTCCGCTATCTGGAAATGACTCCCTCCGGCGAAAGATACACCATGCTGAAGATAGCAGGCGTATCCCACGGCCCCGGCAGCTCCGGCATAGTGTGCATGGGCTTTTCGGACGTGGACGAAGAGACCCGCCAGTCTCTCCTGCAGCAGCAGGCGCTGCAGACCGCCCTTGACACGGCGGAGGAGGCCAGCAAGGCCAAGACCACCTTCCTCTCCAGCATGAGCCATGAGATCCGCACCCCCATGAATGCCATCATCGGCCTGGACAGCCTGGCTCTCAGAAACAAGGACCTGCCGGAGGAGACCAGAGATTACCTGACCAAGATAGGCAGCAGCGCCAAGCATCTGCTGGGCCTCATCAACGACATACTGGACATGAGCCGCATAGAGTCCGGCAGGCTCACCCTGCGCAGCGAGGAGTTTTCCTTCAGGGACACCCTGGAGCAGATCAACACCATGGTCATGTCTCAGTGCTCGGACAAGGGACTGGAATACACCTGTCAGATGCTGGGAGGCGTCAGCGACTACTACATCGGCGACAACATGAAGCTGAAGCAGGTGCTGATCAACATACTCTCCAACGCCGTCAAGTTCACCGATGCCCCCGGCAGCATCCGCTTTACCGTGGAGCGCCGTGAGACCAACCAGAACCACAGCGTCCTGGTCTTCACCATCAAGGACACGGGCGCCGGCATGGACCAGGATTTCGTGGACCATGAGCTCTTCAAGCCCTTTACCCAGGCTGAGGCCGGCAAAAACAGCAAATACGGCTCCACCGGTCTGGGCATGGCCATCACCCAAACCATCGTGACTCTCATGAACGGCGAGATCCATGTGGATTCCAAGAAGGGCGTGGGCACCACCTTCACCGTGACCATCACCCTGAAAAACGCCGACAGCAATCACGTGGTCTCGGGCTATCTGGACCTGGCCGATATGAGAGTGCTGATAGTGGACGACGAAGAGGTATCCGCCGAGCACGCCCGCATGGTACTGGAGGAAGTGAGCATCAAAGCAGACGTGAGCTACAACGGCCCTGACGCCCTGCGCATGGTAGAGGTGGCCCACACCAAGCAGCAGCCCTACAATCTGGTGCTGCTGGACTGGAAGATGCCCGAGATGGACGGCCTGCAGGTAGCGGAGCAGATCAGGTCCCGCTACGACAGCGAGACCACGGTCATCATCCTCACCTCCTACAACTGGGAGGAGATCTATGACCAGGCTCTCCACGTAGGCGTGGACAGCTTTTTGGCCAAGCCTCTCTTTGCCTCCAATATCATCAGCGAATTTGAGACCATAGCCCGCAAGAACAATATGCAGCTCCGCAGGGAGAGGCCCAAGGCCGAACTGAAGGGCAGGCACATCCTGCTGGCAGAGGACATCCTCATCAACGCCGAGATCATGACAGAGCTGCTGGAGATCAGAGAGGTCCAGGTGGACCACGCCGAGAACGGCGAGGAAGCCCTGGCCCTGTTTGAAAACCATCCCTCCGGCTATTACAGCGCCATTCTCATGGACATACAGATGCCCAGGATGGACGGTCTGGAGGCTGCCAGAGCCATCAGAGCCTCCCTGCATGAGGATGCCAGGAGCATACCCATCATCGCCCTTACGGCCAACGCCTTTGACGAGGACGTGCAAAAGAGCCTGCAGGCAGGTATGAACGCCCACCTGAGCAAGCCGGTGGAGCCGGAGACTCTCTTTGAGACTCTGGAGACCCTGATCGTCGATTAG
- a CDS encoding amino acid permease has product MSQEHTPQEYHRYLSPVDVWALAFGCMVGWGAFVMPGNTFLPAAGPAGTILSLLLGAAIMMVIALNMTYLMRRYPSTGGIYAYTKNLLGRDHAFISSWFLTVSYITILFLNGTALFLILRTIFGPSFHAGAHYHIAGTDIYVKEVLTSVLALAGVGSIFIFSKPFLQKLHTVLAICLFAGLGALTVICLSRGAVTPDTLFSYGTLGIHKGNAILGLMVLAPWAFVGFEIISFDTAHYSFSITRSNAVIITAIAAAALAYIACAVISVSVVPDGCASWQEYISGLGSRTGVESVPTFYAAKAALGDWGLALAGFTALCAILTGLIASYRGSMRLLSTMAEDQILGHIFNDSDACILFVMALSIILSFLGRNTLIRYVDLTSFGAIVAYGYTCLTAMLSARADGRSAFALLGWVGVAVSVILGLVQLVPGILPAALDPMCKESFLLLSLWCLLGFAFYWRTINRNTLSEYRNLSYSGIILFAILMYSAIIWMSKTLYLNGDPRHMHALIRICTVTVVGIITAGSLLMFIILSFVRKKQMELEHEKFKAENAREKALEGSKAKSRFLFNMSHDIRTPMNAILGYTALARKQDSAEVMKGYLQKIDKSGRHLLDLINDVLEMSRIENDKKEQQPEPVDIAELFDDLRDLFAEQMTDKGLAFTVDNSRIRNRFIRCDKICLNRVLINLLDNSYKFTPAGTVSVRVEQTEDAPAGSAAFTITISDTGIGMSEEFAANMFSSFERERTSTVSGIQGTGLGLSITKSLVELMGGTITPVTTAGKGTTFVIDGLVFPVLPADEASALAGEEADTANADFSGKRLLLVEDNIINMEIAEEILGEMGFDITTADNGQAAIDTLTSPATGPIDLILMDIQMPVMNGYEAARAIRSLEDPGLSRIPIIAMTANAFQEDIRNAMEAGMQGHIAKPIDVKDMTRTIAKVLKEGPVAGA; this is encoded by the coding sequence ATGAGCCAAGAACACACACCGCAAGAGTATCACAGATACCTGTCACCCGTTGACGTCTGGGCGCTGGCCTTCGGCTGTATGGTGGGCTGGGGAGCCTTTGTCATGCCCGGCAACACCTTTCTTCCCGCCGCAGGGCCCGCAGGGACCATTTTGTCCCTGCTGCTGGGCGCCGCCATCATGATGGTCATAGCTCTCAATATGACCTATCTCATGAGGCGTTATCCCTCCACGGGAGGCATATACGCCTACACCAAGAACCTGCTTGGCAGGGACCACGCCTTTATCAGCTCCTGGTTCCTCACGGTGTCCTATATCACCATACTGTTTCTCAACGGCACCGCTCTGTTTCTCATATTGAGGACCATATTCGGCCCCTCGTTCCATGCCGGCGCCCACTACCACATAGCCGGCACGGACATTTACGTCAAGGAGGTGCTCACCTCGGTGCTGGCTCTGGCGGGAGTGGGCTCTATATTCATCTTTTCCAAGCCCTTCCTCCAGAAGCTGCACACGGTGCTGGCCATCTGCCTTTTTGCAGGCTTAGGGGCCCTCACGGTCATATGCCTCTCCCGGGGGGCAGTCACGCCGGACACTCTCTTTTCCTACGGGACCCTGGGCATCCACAAGGGCAATGCCATACTGGGCCTGATGGTCCTGGCTCCCTGGGCCTTCGTGGGCTTTGAGATCATCTCCTTTGACACGGCCCACTACAGCTTTAGCATCACCCGGAGCAACGCCGTGATCATCACAGCCATAGCGGCTGCGGCTCTGGCCTACATTGCCTGCGCCGTCATTTCCGTATCGGTGGTCCCGGACGGCTGCGCTTCCTGGCAGGAATACATCTCCGGCCTGGGCAGCAGGACGGGCGTGGAGTCGGTGCCCACCTTTTATGCGGCAAAGGCCGCGCTGGGCGACTGGGGGCTGGCTCTCGCCGGCTTTACGGCCCTGTGCGCCATCCTCACGGGCCTCATAGCCTCCTACCGGGGCAGCATGCGTCTCCTGTCCACCATGGCCGAGGACCAGATACTGGGCCACATATTCAACGACTCGGACGCCTGCATACTGTTTGTCATGGCCCTGTCCATCATATTGTCCTTCCTGGGGCGCAACACTCTCATCAGGTACGTGGACCTCACCTCCTTCGGAGCCATAGTCGCCTACGGCTACACCTGTCTCACGGCGATGCTGTCCGCCAGGGCCGACGGCAGGTCCGCATTCGCGCTCCTGGGATGGGTCGGCGTGGCGGTATCCGTCATACTGGGACTGGTGCAGCTGGTACCGGGCATCCTGCCTGCGGCTCTGGACCCCATGTGCAAGGAGTCCTTTCTGCTCCTGTCCCTTTGGTGTCTTCTGGGCTTCGCCTTTTACTGGCGCACCATCAACCGCAACACTCTGTCCGAATACAGAAACCTGTCCTATTCCGGCATCATACTGTTTGCCATACTGATGTATTCTGCCATCATATGGATGTCCAAGACCCTGTATCTCAACGGGGATCCCCGGCATATGCACGCTCTGATCCGCATATGCACCGTCACGGTGGTGGGCATCATCACGGCAGGCTCCCTGCTCATGTTTATCATACTGTCCTTCGTCAGAAAAAAGCAGATGGAGCTGGAGCACGAAAAGTTCAAGGCGGAGAACGCCCGCGAAAAAGCCCTGGAGGGCAGCAAGGCCAAGAGCCGCTTTTTGTTCAACATGTCCCATGACATACGCACTCCCATGAACGCCATACTGGGCTACACTGCCCTGGCCCGGAAGCAGGACTCTGCGGAGGTCATGAAGGGCTATCTGCAAAAGATAGACAAATCCGGCCGTCACCTGCTGGACCTCATCAACGACGTGCTGGAGATGAGCCGCATAGAAAACGACAAAAAGGAGCAGCAGCCGGAGCCCGTGGATATAGCGGAGCTCTTTGACGACCTGCGGGACCTCTTTGCCGAGCAGATGACCGACAAGGGACTGGCCTTCACCGTGGACAACTCGCGCATCAGAAACCGTTTTATCCGCTGCGACAAGATATGCCTCAACAGAGTGCTCATCAATCTGCTGGACAACTCCTACAAGTTCACCCCGGCCGGCACCGTGTCCGTCAGGGTCGAACAGACAGAGGACGCCCCCGCCGGCTCCGCTGCCTTTACCATCACTATCAGCGACACGGGCATAGGCATGTCCGAGGAGTTCGCCGCCAATATGTTCAGCTCCTTTGAAAGGGAGCGCACCTCCACCGTCAGCGGCATCCAGGGCACGGGACTGGGACTCTCCATCACCAAGAGCCTGGTGGAGCTCATGGGAGGCACCATTACCCCGGTCACCACCGCCGGCAAAGGCACCACCTTTGTCATTGACGGACTCGTCTTTCCTGTCCTGCCTGCCGATGAAGCGTCCGCTCTGGCCGGTGAAGAGGCGGACACTGCCAATGCGGACTTTTCCGGCAAGAGGCTGCTGCTGGTGGAGGACAACATCATCAACATGGAGATAGCCGAGGAGATACTGGGCGAGATGGGCTTTGACATCACCACTGCCGACAACGGACAGGCGGCCATCGACACCCTCACCTCTCCCGCCACGGGCCCCATAGATCTGATCCTGATGGACATACAGATGCCTGTGATGAACGGCTACGAAGCGGCGAGAGCCATCCGCTCCCTGGAGGACCCCGGCCTCTCGCGCATCCCCATCATAGCCATGACAGCCAACGCTTTTCAGGAAGATATACGGAACGCTATGGAGGCGGGCATGCAGGGGCATATAGCCAAGCCCATCGACGTGAAGGATATGACCCGGACCATCGCCAAAGTCCTGAAAGAGGGACCGGTGGCCGGCGCATAG
- a CDS encoding acetate kinase codes for MKVLVLNSGSSSLKFQLIDTDTGKVMAKGLCDRIGIDGSSLTYTSDKKEKFEGYLSDHKVALDKVFSLLTDPDRGVIGDISEIDIAGHRVVHGGEKYSEPVLVTDSVLQDIKELSALAPLHNPANAMGIEACLAVMKGVPQVAVFDTAYHQTMPDYAYMYALPYELYKEYGIRRYGFHGTSHKFVAKQAMEMLKEKGVRPEDSKIVTCHLGNGCSMAAVKGGKVIDTTMGFTPVAGCVMGSRTGDLDPSVVTFIEETLGKSPKEVDTLMNKESGLLGISGRSSDMRDIIDNKETDPRAMLAFRMFAYRVKKYIGSYAAAMNGLDAIVFTGGVGENSEPQRKQICSDLEFLGIELDLELNHQLSYELDPTKDVFYGNVDLSVKKNGSILRIPTNEELMIAMESVEVVAGAK; via the coding sequence ATGAAGGTACTGGTACTCAATTCCGGCTCGTCTTCGCTGAAGTTTCAGCTCATAGACACCGACACGGGCAAGGTGATGGCCAAGGGGCTCTGCGACCGCATAGGCATCGACGGCAGCTCCCTCACGTACACCTCCGACAAAAAAGAAAAATTCGAAGGCTATCTGTCGGACCACAAGGTGGCTCTGGACAAGGTCTTTTCGCTCCTCACGGATCCCGACAGGGGCGTCATCGGCGACATATCCGAGATAGACATAGCGGGCCACAGAGTGGTCCACGGCGGCGAAAAGTATTCCGAGCCCGTGCTGGTCACAGACAGCGTGCTGCAGGATATCAAGGAGCTGAGCGCTCTGGCTCCTCTGCACAATCCCGCCAACGCCATGGGCATCGAGGCCTGTCTGGCCGTGATGAAGGGCGTGCCTCAGGTGGCTGTGTTTGACACTGCCTACCATCAGACCATGCCCGACTACGCCTATATGTACGCTCTGCCCTACGAGCTCTACAAGGAATACGGCATCAGACGCTACGGCTTCCACGGCACCAGCCACAAATTCGTGGCAAAGCAGGCTATGGAAATGCTGAAGGAAAAGGGCGTCAGACCCGAGGACAGCAAGATAGTCACCTGCCATCTGGGCAACGGCTGCTCCATGGCTGCCGTCAAGGGCGGCAAGGTCATAGACACCACCATGGGCTTCACCCCCGTGGCGGGCTGCGTCATGGGCTCCCGCACGGGTGACCTGGACCCCTCTGTGGTCACCTTCATAGAGGAGACACTGGGCAAGAGCCCCAAGGAAGTGGACACTCTGATGAACAAGGAAAGCGGTCTCCTGGGCATCTCCGGGCGCTCCTCCGACATGAGAGACATCATAGACAACAAGGAGACGGACCCCAGGGCTATGCTGGCCTTCAGGATGTTCGCCTACAGAGTCAAGAAATACATAGGCTCCTATGCGGCCGCCATGAACGGCCTGGACGCCATAGTGTTTACCGGCGGCGTGGGTGAGAACAGCGAGCCCCAGCGCAAGCAGATATGCTCCGACCTGGAGTTCCTGGGCATAGAGCTGGACCTGGAGCTGAACCATCAGCTGTCCTACGAGCTGGACCCCACCAAGGACGTCTTCTACGGCAACGTGGACCTGTCCGTGAAGAAAAACGGCAGCATCCTGCGCATCCCCACCAACGAAGAGCTGATGATAGCCATGGAATCAGTGGAAGTGGTGGCAGGAGCCAAATAG
- the pta gene encoding phosphate acetyltransferase — MPNVMESIYKKAKEAQLTICLPEAEDVRTIQAAEMIVKEGIAKVVLINPIEKIEEAVKKCGADISGCRIVDPASSPDFDRYAHRFYELRMKKGMTEEKAVEVIKDPLHFGCMMVNEGDADGQVSGATHSTSDTIRPALQIIKAAPGCKTVSAFFLMIVPDCPYGEDGVFIYADSGLVIDPTDEELAEIAIQSAKTMQNLCGIEPRVAMLSLSTKGSAKHEIIDKVIRATEIAKEREPGLMLDGELQADAAIIEAIGKSKAPGSPVAGKANILIFPDLNCGNIAYKLTERLAKAEAYGPVLQGLRKPVNDLSRGCKASDIMNVAAITACQAIYSK; from the coding sequence ATGCCAAACGTAATGGAAAGCATCTACAAGAAAGCCAAGGAAGCACAGCTCACCATATGTCTTCCCGAAGCAGAAGATGTGAGGACTATCCAGGCTGCTGAAATGATCGTCAAGGAAGGGATTGCCAAGGTAGTTCTGATCAATCCTATCGAAAAAATCGAAGAAGCCGTCAAGAAGTGCGGCGCCGACATTTCAGGCTGCAGGATAGTCGATCCTGCGTCCAGCCCCGACTTTGACCGCTATGCTCATCGTTTTTACGAGCTGCGCATGAAGAAGGGCATGACCGAAGAGAAGGCCGTGGAGGTCATCAAGGATCCTCTGCACTTCGGCTGTATGATGGTCAACGAAGGCGATGCCGACGGACAGGTGTCCGGCGCTACACACTCCACCTCCGATACCATACGTCCTGCTCTGCAGATCATCAAGGCGGCTCCCGGCTGCAAGACCGTGTCCGCATTTTTCCTGATGATAGTGCCCGATTGCCCCTACGGCGAAGACGGTGTGTTCATCTACGCCGACTCGGGTCTGGTCATCGATCCCACCGACGAAGAGCTGGCAGAGATAGCCATCCAGTCTGCCAAGACCATGCAGAACCTGTGCGGCATAGAGCCCCGGGTGGCTATGCTGAGCCTGTCCACCAAGGGCTCCGCCAAGCATGAGATCATAGACAAGGTGATCCGCGCCACCGAGATAGCCAAGGAGAGAGAGCCCGGCCTCATGCTGGACGGAGAGCTCCAGGCCGACGCTGCCATCATCGAAGCCATCGGCAAGTCCAAGGCTCCCGGCAGCCCCGTGGCGGGCAAGGCCAACATACTCATCTTCCCCGACCTGAACTGCGGCAATATAGCCTACAAGCTCACCGAAAGGCTGGCCAAGGCCGAGGCCTACGGTCCTGTGCTGCAGGGTCTCCGCAAGCCCGTCAACGATCTGTCCCGGGGCTGCAAGGCTTCCGACATCATGAACGTGGCTGCCATTACGGCCTGCCAGGCAATATATTCAAAATAG
- the coaD gene encoding pantetheine-phosphate adenylyltransferase — protein sequence MVAVYPGSFDPITCGHLDIIERAARIFDEVIILCAVNPSKRSMFSIEEKQALIREATEHLPNVRVDYFTGLLVDYMRAHGVKVAIKGLRVISDFEYELQMALMNKRLAEDVETFFMMTRSEHLFLSSSMVKELAGFDSPLDALVPPCVVEPLKEKINSKR from the coding sequence ATGGTTGCTGTATATCCCGGGAGCTTCGATCCCATAACCTGTGGTCATCTCGATATCATCGAGAGGGCTGCGCGCATCTTTGACGAAGTGATCATATTGTGCGCGGTGAATCCTTCAAAAAGGTCCATGTTTTCCATCGAAGAAAAGCAGGCGCTGATCAGGGAGGCCACAGAGCATCTCCCCAACGTGCGCGTGGATTATTTTACGGGCCTTTTGGTGGATTATATGAGGGCTCACGGTGTGAAGGTCGCCATCAAGGGGCTCAGGGTCATCAGCGATTTTGAATACGAGCTGCAGATGGCCCTCATGAACAAGAGACTGGCGGAGGACGTGGAGACCTTTTTTATGATGACCAGGTCCGAGCACTTGTTTCTGAGCTCTTCCATGGTCAAGGAGCTGGCCGGCTTTGATTCGCCTCTGGACGCCCTTGTTCCCCCCTGTGTCGTCGAGCCATTAAAAGAAAAAATCAATTCCAAACGGTAG